TGGTGGTTTTTGTTTCTTCCgaagctgggggtggggtggaagaGCAAGGGCGGCCTCAGGAGGCTAAAGCCTCTGGCCCCGCCGCGGCCTTCTCAGGTGTCAGAAGGGAGCCAAGTTACCATGGGGAGTGCTGGGACTTCGACCCAAGCGTCAGAAAGGCTTGTCAGACCTGCTGGCCTTGGCTTCCGTGGTGGCCACTTTGCAGATGACGCTGTTTGTGTGCTTGCAGCGGCAGCCGGGGCGGCGCAGGCGATCATAGCCTCGCTGGGCCAGCTTCACACAGCCGGTGGCGGGCAGGTAGCAGAGCAGGCAGGGCAGCACCAGGGAGAGGGCGCCCATGAAGGACCAGCGGGCGCAGCAGTTTGAGTGGgagcaggagcaggggtgatcGGCACAAGAGCCCTCATCGTCCTCATTGGTGCAGTGGTAGAAGATGCCCTGCACCAGGCACATGCAAGTGCCGTAGTTGACCAGGGTCTGGGCTGAGCACAGGCACTCCTGGTTACAGACCCAGCAGGAGGGTAACGTCTGGGGGGACGCACACTCCTTGCACTTACACTTCCCGCAGGCTTCACACAGCAAGAAGTGCTTGTCCAGCTCGGGTGGGGCTGCAGTGCCCTTGAGGTCTATTGGCTTGCAGTGGACCGCTTTGGGCTGGACGCGCACAGCTCGCGGCGATGCCTGGTCAGCCACGGGTGGTGGTGCCATGTGGTCTAAGAGCCGCTGATCCGAGgacgtgctgctgctgctgctcacgGAGCTAGGGCGCCCGCTGAAGGAAATCCAGTGGTGGGTGACATCCTGGTCACAGCGCGGGGGCGTGGGGGCTGGCTCTGGGGCCCCGCCCCGGCTTCGCTTGGGGCCTGCAGGGGGCACCAGGCCAGGGTTGTCTATGTAGTCGTTCTCCACGTGGCTGGTCTTCATCTGGTCGATGGGCAGGATGGTGAGCGGGTGCTGGAGCCGGCCATGGGGCGTTCGGCTGTCGAGGGGCTGgaccatgactgaactgggagtCAAGGGGACACTCTGTGGGATCGGAGGCTCCATGGGGCTGGAGGTCCTGGACTGCTGGAGAAACAGGCTTCTAAGGGCCCTGGGGGGGTGGGGAAAAAGTAAAAGAGAATGGATTCCAGCTATCAATGCGTAGCCTGTCAGCACCTTTCCATCAGCTCCTTGGGAGCCCAGCTGAAATAGAAGCAGATTTCCCTCAGTGGACTCTCAAGCATCCCCCAGGACTTAggtgattaacaacaacaaaaccataaGTGGTAGAAACAGTACTTATTAAGCACTTAATATATAGCACCATATGTAAAGTCGCTGACTCTTCACAATAACCCTAAAAAAGAGCTACAATTACCTCCCTTTTCTAGTTAAGAAAAAGTACTGTTCAccaataacttgcccaaaggcaCACAAACTAAAACTAGTAAGTAACCAAACCACAGACCCAAACCTGAGCCGTCGAAGTccattctcttttttcctctgtgaAAAAAACTCTTTACGATATATAGCTCATAGTTAGCAACAGAGGATCCAGAATTAGACTGAAGTTCAGATTCTCACCTTCGCCTAGCAGTGTTGCCTTGAATGTGTTCTTTAACCTCAACGCCTCAGTTTTGTCTTCTGCAAAACGggctgtgaggatgaaatgagaaaatggaTGTCAAGTTCCCACCAAATTGCCTGGCATACGGCAAGTGGTCAACAATTCATCACCGTATAGAGTAACAGCTAAGATTTCCTTGGCGTTAATGAGCACTGTGTGCAGAGGGTGCCATGGAGCTGATCAGCTGGACAAACAGAAGCCTTTATTTCAGATGTACAtaagaagagaagggaagagcTGCACGTGATGCTCTCGGGTCAGGGATCTTAACTTACTACCACCACTTCTAATAGCGGCAACCTCCAGTGGCTAATCACCCCTGGGCAGGTGAGCTTCTGACAACTTGGATGGGAAATCCTCTCAAGGGGTATTCACATCACCCATTTCCAAGTGCTGAGCTGCACATTCAGCCTAAAAGCTATTTACTAGAATAGCTAAGCCAACCCTGGATCAGTTTCTAATTTCACCGAGAGAGTGCAATTTTAAGTTGGAATCCGGCCAGAGATTCAACTGCAGGGCCTGACACGGAACCCCAGGAAGTCACTTAAATCAAAGAGCGGAAACGGCTTGGTTCAAATTTAGAAAGTGCACATTGTTTTCTATTAGAAGTGCCATttccttgcctgctgacctttaCATTCGGAATTCGACTGGAGATCAATTTAAAGAAATAGAAGCAGAAGGCCAAGACCTCTGCTCAAGGGGACATGATTTGGAAtccaagggaaagattagactCTGGGAAGATTCTACCCTGAATCTTAAGAATCCCAGAGGGTTCTGGGGTCAGAGGAGGGAGTGGATAGTGGGGAAAGTTTTTTAAAGACCATTGGATTAATGTGTTATGGGGTGGAGTTACAGTAAATTCTTTTCCAAGATGCAAATATGCTGTAATTGGGAGAGCTGATCCTGCTCAGCTGCTGTCATGTTCATCTTGCCTCAAAGGTGATGCTGAGAGGGGGACTTGGATAGGTTGCCACTTCCAGTTAACCCCATATCCCTCCAGAATGGGGACACGGCAGGTCCATCCCAATATTCCAATCACAGGAGAATGATACTTCTCTCCCTATGACTCATCCATACTTACGTATCTATAGTAAGGACTGAAGAAGAAAGGTGGAGGGGCAGTCAGGAGAACCTGGCATTATTTTTCCCCTCTGCTTGGAGATAATAGTTTGACCAGAAATAGTTAAGTTTGGGGGGAAGAAGAGTTTCCCCTTAGTTGCTTTCCGGCCTATCTGAAATAAAGAGCTAGCTGTAGATGAAAAGCTCTCAAAGGGGAGAAAGGAGGTTTATGCACAGGGTTCTCATCTAAACTGCTAAATGCaaaaaagcattcagtcttttctACAAAGTTCAGTGCTCAGTCAACTGGTTATTTCCCATTCGCACAGGGCATGAACTATTGGCTTTGCTCCCACGCCCCTATCTACTTAAAAGATGCTGGTATTTCTTCCCACACTGGGTTTTTCCCCTCTTGTAAAAAGTCTGCCTGCCCCACGTTCCCTTCAGATGAAACCAGAGCATCACTTTGAACAGGAGATGTCCTTGTGGCAGAGTTTGGCTTGCTTAGGTATTTGGCAGGTCTGTCATTAGTCATTTGCCAAGGCAGCTTCCCCTGGGAGGGACCCCATGATGGGGCTGGATAAGGGGACTGTCAAATAAGCATCTGTACAGAAGAGTTTTTTCCCAGGATCATGCTGGCTATGGGGCAGGAACTCTAGGGAATGCTACCTCAACCTGCTCTAGGGCTTTAAACTTGTTGGTTCtggtttgaacctctgctgagaatttgcatgtctaGCAAGTTTCCAGGAAGTTatacttaagaatcacctggggatcttgttaaaacatagattctgattcagtgtgtcTGGGGGATAGAAATGTAAATTcccagcagggaacttgttagaagtgcaaattctaAAATGGAATTGGTTCAGAAACTGCCCTGCCAACGTATTCCAGGAATTAGGGTTCCAAGGCCTTGCTCCCAGAATAAATGGATTTGGGGGTCAAGAGATCAGGGCCTAGTAGCCCCAGCTTCCAGCCCTGAGGACTTTGCCTAGAGAAAAAGTGTGACAAGGCGTAAAAATGGAAAACGCTGGCACAGGCACAGGACTAGACTCACCTgtgccaggcaggagatgcctcaGCCAGAACCTGTAACCCTTGGAAAAAGAGAACGTGACTCCTGTATTCCGGGAGCCCAAATCAGGAATACTAGGGCCTCTGCCAACATAATGCCAGCAGCACTTCGAAGACTGCACTGCCCCCATGTAGTTGATCTTTTTCCTCAGGACCAGGACTGGGACTTGCCAAGAGGGAAAAGTAAAGATATTCCCCTTTTCCAAACAGATTACCCACTCCTCCCCCCAATTCTATTACTGGGGTTCTTTTAAAACAGCCGCATTTCAATGCTCCAGGATTTTAAGAGGCCCTGGAATCAAAGGGCAGATTCCTCAATTCATAGAAAAGTCCCATCACGAATATCAGGGTTGGAGCAGCCACTGCTGGCAATACAGATGCTGTCATTAAAAGGCTCCCATCTCCCTCCAGAGACAGCTGTCAACATCTAGGCCTGCTGTTGAGGCCAGAGTGGAAGAAAGAGCTTGGCTTATGATGACTCGGCTCTGTTGGGACCTGCAGCAACCAAGATGGCTCCAGTAGGCATATTTTACAATGTATCTTCCCCACTATAGCCCTGATGTAGGATTCCTTCCCGCCACCAGCTCAGCAATGACCAACGGCTGGCTCAGAGTTCAACTACTCAAACCTTCTCAGGCCTCATGGCCTCACTGGCCCCTTAGGGGAGGACCCCCCTTTGGGAAGGCCTCTGTTGAATTTGTCTGGCAAAGAGAAACAACTTCCTGAGCTGCCTGTTTGATAACCCTTCAACACAGCTAAatgatatcttaaaaaaaaaaaaaaaatccaaccctcAGTTGGTTTAGAAGATCAATTGCTGTACTCATTGGGACACACCCACCCTCTAGTCTGAAGCAATACTGACGAACTTAAGTGCAGTTTAATATGTACTTTCTGCTTCCTCTGCAAGGAAGGAAGAGATTTATAACATAAATAGGAGAGGAGGCTTTGCCTCATTTAGGTTGTTTGAAGGAGACTGATGGCCAATTTGGAAAACTCTGGACAGAGATACAAAGCCAGCATTCCACTTAGCCAGAGAAGTACCTCTATCAAGTTTAGGTGATGATCTTATCGGTTAGCAGTAGGGAAGGAAACATTTACCTCCACACAAACCTtctaacaattattattattattattatggaagcggctaatatttatgaaatatttctTGGTGCCAGCCCCTGTGCTAAACTGATGatttcctcatttaatcctcacgatcACCTTGGAGATAATACCCATTTtgcagaggaagaaatggaagcaCAAAGTTTCACAGAGCCAGCAAGTCATCTGGCTAGAATTCGAACCCAGACAGTGTGACTCCAGAGGCTGCAACCTCACCCAGACAGCCCTAACTGGCAATGACTTGCAGAAGCCATCAATAACCTCTGGGTGTTCACAGGAAGGCATAAAACTGCCAGTCACTTTGATAGCCCCCTACCCCCAGTCTGCCACCAGCCCTCAGGGAATCTCATCAGGCCATCCGTGTGGGACTAGTAACCCAAACTGCAAGGAAATGGAGCCAGATGGACCTTTACATCAGACTAGACTCCAGTTAGGGGAATTTTCAGTGTGGGGAGCTGAGGCTGAGGGTTTGCAATCTGTCATTAAAGGAAGGCTCAGAGCTCAAGTTATTTTCATTCCcaattcattttcctttgccaTCCAGTTTGTCACTCCctgccacccccccaccccccccagctttgcatttttaattttttaaagttgaatGGGCCTCACCTTTCTAGGATTCTCACTACAAAGTGTGTTCTAAAAGGAAATCTTGAGGTAGGAGAGGATTCCCTCTCCTCCCCTACCTGTAAGGTTGAACTTAAGGGTTTGCAGGGCACCTCCAATGGTAAGGCTTCCTGGCCCCGGATATGTAGGGGAAGGGATGGAGGAGCCAGGGTAAGAGGAAGCCAGAATAGGAAGGAGAGTCCTAGAATACTGAATCACCAGGATATTGAAAACCCTGGAGCATATAATCCTCTACTTGCTGCTTGGCTGTCTGAGCCGAGCTGGCCAGTCTGACACTGCGTTTGTACCTGTGAGAAGGGGGCTTCGAAGTCAGGCTGCAGACCGCTCAATACAGGCTGGCTGAAAACAATTAAGAGGCATGGTAAATGCTCACACAATTGAGTtgaattctctctctccctctcattcTTGCCcgcctgcccctcccctccccgatTTACCCTACGGATTTGAGaaacattaaaaagaacaaaacctgACAGTTGTACTTTAAAAACTACAGGTCAGCTAATGACAAACTGGCAAGAGAGGCTCTGAATGAATGGGCAGTTTCTGTACTGCTCTCATTCAGTCTCAGCAGGTTCTTTAAGTGAAGGTTGTTTAACCCTTTAGCAACTCAGAATAAAGGTCTCTAGGCTGCCAGAGATCCCGCCCACCACTATTGCTTGGTTCTTTGTGACAACATCCCAGTTTAGTTAATTAAGCTACAACCAAATGATGACTTATTGGTTTAAAAAGACTATTGGCAGCTATGGGGTAGGGGGAGTGGGGGAAACCAGGGACTTGCCCCTCCCTACACACCCTAGGGAGGAAAGACAATTTCAGCTGAGAATGGCCCCAGtgggaaaataaaacatttaggcAGCGAGACTCGTCTGAGAAAGAATCCTTCTCCCCGCCCACCCCCCCAGCACTAAGGAACCTCACCTCTGGCCATAATCTGTTAGACATCACAAAAGGCAACAGCTGCTTCTCATCACCTGGTCCCACAACCAGTTATCAGTTCCCAGCCCTCTTCTCTCTTTCACAATCATCAGCTAAGCTCTCAGGCCCCTGTGCAAGCATGAGTGTGAGAGGAGTTCTAAGTTTTATCAGCAGGCAAGGGTCTCACTGTACTTTGGCTTTGGGCTATTTTAACCAGCTTCAAATTGATGCTTCACTGTATTACCCCGTAATTATCACCTGTCCAGATCCCCTTAAAGAGGAATTAAAAATCAAGAGTCAGAAAGAATGGGACTAGAATGAGCTTATGACCCACTGGGAAAGTTCGGGAACTATTGGCCCAAGTCAAGGTCTGGGGTGGAACCAGAAATCTAGACCCCAGGGGAGGGGCCTCCAGCTGACATCCAGATCATTTTATCTCACCATTCTCCACCAAGAAAGGAACTTACAATAGATTTCAGCCTACCCTTGGGATAGGAGAGGAAACCACTCCCTCCTCTCccaatcagaaaagaaaaagacagtcCCAGATGAGGGAAACCACTTTTGTGCAAGGAAAGGAGCCACCTGCCCCAGAACAGCCCCTTCCCTCCTCTGCTAGATTCAGCACATCTGTGCTCCCTTCCCCAGTGCCCTAGCTTCCTCCATTGACTAGGGCCTGTCCTTGGAAAGAACAATCGTGATCACAGATCACAGCTGAACGGTGGAGCCTCTTAAGCCCAGCCACATGTCCCGGATACATCCTCCAGCCTCGTCAGCTGTCCGGATCTGCAGGGTGGCCCCAGGGTCCCCAGAGCCAAGAATACCCGGCCTCTTACATCATGCAACACCCCATGCCATCTGAGCAGGAAGGGGCTCCCTTAAAACCGGGCCCTCCTACTAAGCTCTGTGAATAATGACAAAGAACATGGTCCCCAAGTCCTCTGGATGCTCACTAGCAGCTCTTCTGGTCTGGTCCCCGAGGGAGGAGTTTGCTTTCTGCAGGTGGGGAAACCAAGACCCAAGCTTAGCAAGTTTGCCTAGCCACTCATCTGTGTTGCCTTGGCCCCTAGCTTGGTCTGGAAGGAGCAATACAGCTTTCAGTATATTTATTGCTCTTCACTTTCTCCTCTGCCTCTttcaaaagatgaaaaatatatCCCAGTGAGTTACTTGTCAGGGGAGCTCCAGGTTAGCTGTCAGATGGAACCTTCTCTACTTTTGCCATTCTTTTTCCTTAATAACCCTGTCATGTCTACATCCCAAACCCAAATTATTCAACTGTACTCCCACATCCAGAGGTTGGTGCAAAAATGTTTCCTCACGTTGTCTAAGGGAATCTCCACCTGAATAGTAGCCAAATGACAGGCTTTGGATCCAGAACTAGATTAGATCCTACAACTCTCTCCAAGGTCAAAAAAACAATTTCTCCtaatacagagaaagagaggatcCTTCCTAGGCCTCCTTGGTACCAAGGCCTTGCTCCTATGCTGTAAGATGGCTCCAGGAAAGAAAAATGCTATGGGGACCCAAAACTGGAGGCTGAAACCAAGCAAGGGACTTTTCAGCATCAGGAACTGGAAGTGCAGTCCCTACAGGAGATCCCAAGGTACCAAACCCTAGATTAACACACCTCAGAGGCCACAATGGGAGGTGTTATAAATCACTGACTTTCAGATTATGCACCAAAAGACTGTCTTCATTTGTTATAGAAGGAAGTCAGCCAAACCTCTCGGAACACTCAATGTTTACGAGAGTGGGGGGAAAGAGGTATGAACTGGGCTGAGGGCAGAATTCCAAAGAACCACATCTCTCCTCTTCTGGAAGGATCCCTCCTCTTCTGGAAGGATCCCTCCTCTTCTGGAAGGATCCCTCCTCTTCTGGAAGGATCCCTCCTCTTCTGGAAGGATCCCTCCTCTTCTGGAAGGATGCTAACAATGACATCTGTGAGCGCCAGAGCTCACCCgtccccagcctctgccctgtttCAGCCTGAAATCTGTCTATTCTGTGTGTTGCCTCTTCTTATCAGCCCTAACCAAAGCTTTAATAAATTGCCATTTCAGAGGGTAATCTGGAAATGGTCCCCAGGGATGGGCAGGAGGGCCAAGGAGGAGGCATTTGCACCCAACAAAAAGGGGAGTGACTCCTGAGTTCAGATCTAAAAAGAAGATAACCCCAGCTGACCAACATTTGTCCATCAAGATTTCAGGAGTCTACCAAAAATGTCCCCTACCCTGTACTGGCCACGCAGCTCAGTTGGCCAGTATGTACACTCTTCACCAAGGTTAGGCTGAACATGAGGCTTTCTGGTAAGAAAGGTCTGTCCAAAGGGCTGGGAAAGAGAGGAAATGCGATTTCACACTGGACATCTCCACAACTTCTTTCCCACCCTTCTGGAAAGtagagggggtggggagaagagagagggatGGAGAAGCCAACTGTCTAGTGCTCTCTCCCAGTCTGCCCCacgctaagagaaaaaaaaaaaagctgaaaatttcAGATGTTTATGCTCCATTTGTGTGAAGATCCAGAGAACTCTAAACATTGTGAAATCCACCAATGCAATATTGGGCAGGGCCTCGGGCCAGACCCAGACTATTAAGAGATTGATAAACCCACATTTCCCAACGGCTCTGGGCCTTTACCTTCCAGCTTTGTATCCCTGAGAGCCTTGTCAGAAAGGCTGCAGAGCGTTGGTCAGCTAACCAGATACATATGGGCTTGCTCCCGCCCCTCTGCAGGTTCTTCTCTGGCCTCCACCTGCGTCGGGCCTCTCCCAAAGCTGGAGAGAATCACGCCACTGATTTAGAGACAGGAAAGAGGGGGCTGCTGCTGAGTCTGGGCACCCCAGCAAATCCACACCTTTCCTTCTAGTACTGACCCCtactggggcggggcgggggggctcCAGGGAACCTCTCTGCGCCAGAAGGTTGCCTCCTGCCCTCGCCCAGGCCTGCAATATGGATGCCCATCTAGCAGCTGGTGAAGGAGGCAGCCAGTCGCTTGCCCATCTTGCCATGATCCAGCCCCTCCAGCCCAGTTCGCCTCTCCCATCCATTCCTCAGCCCGTCAAGCCGAGCAACCATTTTCCGCCTCAGGACGCCTCTCTTACCTCCTCTGctcacagcccccagcccccaatcAAAGAGAATTGAGAAACCGTCCTCTTGCACAAGAGCAGCTACTGTCTAAATGCTTTTTGATCGTCTTCATGGAGGGGGAACTGGGCACAGCCCTGGCCCCGGTGATGGAGCCAAGCTCCAGCCGCCCCGGCCGGTCAAACCCACCCTTGCCCTCCTCGTTGCCCCCGTGGCCTTGGCGATTCAGAATTTTCAGAACGTACCATCTCTATCCTTCTCTCCCCTCGGTGATGTCAAGCCTGGtaccaccaagaagcaaggaGGGAAAGCGGGAGCCTTATCTCTCTCCTACGCATGCAACCTCTTCCTCCAGCTCCCACACGCCCGGCGTTATGTAAACGCACCTTCAGCCCCCAACACGGCCCCAGCGCGGCCTCAAGGCCTGGCACAGCTCGGTGCCCGGTGATAGGAAGGCACGGGGAAGCCGAGAGCCTCGGGCTCTGCAGAGGCCGGGAAAGGGAAAAGCAGCCGCAAGGCAGTTGCAGAACATAGGTCAGACGACGAGAAACCGCCTTGCCCAAGAGGGGGAGCAGAAATACCTAGTCCCCGGCTGGTCACGCTCTGACCATCGAGGAAGAGGCAGAAGGGGAGGAAACCAGCCCGTCACAGctccaaagaggaaagaaaaatctaCGTCGAGCATAGGCCGCTGCGGCGGGCTGGAGAGATCTACAGCAAAGCTGGCACCGTGGGCATAGAGCCAGCGGGTGGGCGAGCCGCCCAGGACAAGGGCGCCCCCGAACCCAAGAGGTGGCTCCCGGCCGAGCCCAGACCCGCTCGTTCCAGCGCCCGAGGCGGGTGgcggcagaaggaagaaagaggccAGATCAGAGGCAAACTCCGGGGACACGCATGGGGCTTCCCGAGTAGCAGAGGGCGGGGAAGCCCGGCTTGGCAATGCCCGGGGGTCGGAAACGGCTCTGCCCGGCTGTGAACA
The window above is part of the Elephas maximus indicus isolate mEleMax1 chromosome 2, mEleMax1 primary haplotype, whole genome shotgun sequence genome. Proteins encoded here:
- the SPRY4 gene encoding protein sprouty homolog 4 yields the protein MEPPIPQSVPLTPSSVMVQPLDSRTPHGRLQHPLTILPIDQMKTSHVENDYIDNPGLVPPAGPKRSRGGAPEPAPTPPRCDQDVTHHWISFSGRPSSVSSSSSTSSDQRLLDHMAPPPVADQASPRAVRVQPKAVHCKPIDLKGTAAPPELDKHFLLCEACGKCKCKECASPQTLPSCWVCNQECLCSAQTLVNYGTCMCLVQGIFYHCTNEDDEGSCADHPCSCSHSNCCARWSFMGALSLVLPCLLCYLPATGCVKLAQRGYDRLRRPGCRCKHTNSVICKVATTEAKASRSDKPF